The DNA sequence ACGTTGGGTATCCGGATCCATTTTTCCTTCCGTCATGACGAGGTAACGGCGCAGGTCGATAATTTTATCAACGTGCTCGTTCATAACCGGACACTGGTCTTCACAGTTGCGGCATGTCGTACAGCCCCAGATTTCTTCTTCGGTAATGACGTCCCCGATCAGACTGACGTCATATGGATTGATTTGCATCTCTTTCGCCCCGTCCGGTCCGGCAGCGGCAAGCTGATTCCCGCGGGTATGTTTAAATGCCGGCGTCGGCATCCACGGACTCTGGGAGGTGACAGCCGCTCCTTTTTCGGTGAGGTGATCACGCATTTTCAGAATAAGATCCATCGGTGAGAGCATTTTGCCTGTGCCTGTCGCCGGACACATATTCGTACAGCGTCCGCATTCGACGCAGGCATACAGATCAAGCAGCTGTTTTTGATCAAAGTCTTCAATTTGATTTTTACCAAATTTCTCTGCTTCTTCATCTTCAAAGTCGATCGGCTCCAGCTGTCCGCGCTTATGCGTAGGTCCGAGCCAGACGTTCGCAGGGCCTGCCACGAGATGGGCATGCTTGGACTGCGGAATATAGACGAGGAAAACGAGGAGAAACATCAGGTGTGCCCACCAGAAAAAGAAGAAACCAGCGGAAGCGGCGGTCGCTCCTATTGGAGCAAGTCCGGCTGCAAGTGTCGATGCAATTGGTTCCGCTGCAGTTAAATCTTTTCCGAGCCATACAAACTCCATGCCTTTAGCCAGCAGTTTGGAAACCATCAGTCCCCCGATAAAAATAAGAACGAGACCGGATTTGAAATTCTGCTTTAAGCGAACGAGTTTTTCCACGTAACGCCGGTGGAACGCCCAGACGACAGCGATGAGAATCATGACGACGACAATTTCCTGGAAAAAGGTAAAGAACGGGTAAACCGGTCCGAGTGGAAGATGACTTCCGGGATTCAACCCTTTCCAGATCACGTCGATGGCGCTGAACTGGACGAGCAGGAAGCCATAGAAGAACATGACGTGAATAATTCCGCTCTTCTTGTCTTTTAAAAGTTTGCTCTGACCGAATACCATCGTGATCATAGCGTTAATGCGCTCTTTCGTTCCTGCAATAAATTCCGGTTTATGTCCGAGCTTGATGAAATCTATTCTTGTTTTGACGAGTCTTGCGAACAGATAAACAGCGTAGGCAGTTACAAGCAGGAACATAATCCAGTTAATAATAATTGGATTCATGGAAAATACCCCTTTCTAAATATGTAAGGAAATGGTTGGTTCTTTGTAAAATCAGTATAGCATAATTTAAACTGAATGAGTATTCATTCATAGAATTTCTTCTGTAAAAAATTGCTTTTTACTTCTCACTCGTTATTATAGCATAGCTTTTTTGTTGTTGTAAGCGTTTTCTAATCCGGAAATTTTATTTGGTCTGACGTTCGCGTTATGATAGTTTGATAGAATAAATCTAAGAAGGACAACCACTGGAGGCTGAATAAGATGAATAAATTCCGTTGGACTGCCGCTGCTCTTTTGGCCTGGATCTCCACGGATCTTTACATGGGCAAAAAAGCACATCAGAAAAAAGCGGAAGATTTCGTTCCGCCTGAAGTTACAAGCGGGGAAGCGGAGTTTTTCATGCATGGAGATACGCTTTTCAGCCATATGCTTAAACGACTGCGGGCGTCAGACTGTCATATTTACATGCATTTCTACATTTTCCGGGATGATAATCTTGGATCCGAGATTCTTACTACATTAATTCAAAAAGCAGAAGAGGGGGTGAAGGTGAAGCTGATGATCGATTGGGCAGGAGCCCGTATCAGCCTTCAAACCAGGCGCCGGTTAAAACGGTCCGGTGTCGAACTGGTATATTCCCAAAAACCTAAGCTCCCTTTTCTCTTCTATTCAATAAATGAACGAAACCACCGGAAAGTTACTGTTATCGATGGGGAGCATGCTTATGTGGGAGGATTCAATGTCGGAGATGAATATACCGGCAACGATCCTGTAATCGGTTCCTGGAGGGATTATCACTTGTATGTACGGGGGATAGCAGTCGCCGCTCTCGGACGGCAGTTTGCCCGGGACTGGAATGCAGCCTGCGGGGAAAAACTCGATATTACGATGCCTTCCTTCCGCCCGGAAACAGAAATTCCTATTCAGCTTCTGTCTACAGACGGAGACCATGTTCCCAATCATTTCAAAGCGATATTTAAACGGGCCGAGCATTCCGTTTTCATCGGCACTCCTTACTACATTCCGGGGGCTGATATGCACCGGGAAGTATTAAAGCTAGCCCGGCGCGGTGTGAAGGTACGGATCATGATTCCGAAAAACCCCGACCACCCGCTCGTTAAAGATGCCGCCTATCCTTATATGCCCGAACTTCTTGACGCCGGTGTGGAGATAAGGCAGTTTGAAGACGGATTTTTTCATGCCAAATTTATCCTGATCGACGATAAGATTTTCGATATTGGCACCGCCAACTTTGACATGCGCAGTTTCTACATCAATCATGAGGTGAATTGCATTATTGAAGATGAGGCGTGGATCCGTAATGTCATGAGCCGCATTGAGCGTGATTTCTTTACATACGGGGAGCTGATCACTTATGAAACCCTCGCAGCGAGAACCCGTTGGGAGCGGACGCGCACCTCGGTTGCCAACCTTTTTTCTTCCTGGTTGTAAAACATGTTTATACCCTTTGTGAAGGGGTATTATATTAATAACAACATGATTCAGCAGCACAGAATACATGTTAAATTGCTGTCGCCTTCCAGGCGGCAGCAATTTCTAGTTTACAGACACAATTGAAGATGATTCTCTTTATCATTTAAGGGGGGAGAGCGTTATGACAGCTACATCTGTTTCATCTCTCTACCGCAGTATAAACTCTTCAATTACCATCAAAAACCGGGAGCTGTTTGCAGCGCTTACCGGCGGCTTTTTTCTCGCGGCCGGGCTTATCACCGATCCCGGGACTCTTTCCGTCCTCTTTTACGTCCTCTCCTACATTACCGGCGGTTATTATAAGACAAAAGAAGGCCTGCTGGATATGATCCACAACCGTTCTCTTAACGTAGAGATTCTGATGCTGCTCGCTGCAGTCGGTGCCGCTTCCATCGGCTTTTGGAGCGAAGGCGCTATCCTGATTTTTATCTTTGCGATGAGCGGCGCTCTGGAAACCTATACGATACAAAAAAGTGAAAAAGATCTCTCCAATCTCGTCAAGCTCGCACCTATGGAAGCAGAACGCATCACAGTGGATGGAAATACGGTCACTGTATCAGTAGAATCTCTCCGCCCGGGTGACACCATCCTCGTAAAAAACGGGGAACGGATTCCAGCGGACGGAAAGGTCATGACCGGAAATTCAGCCATTGATGAATCGGCTATTACCGGCGAACCTGTTCCTGTAGAAAAGCAGCAAGGGGACGCTGTATACACAGGTACAATGAACGGCACCGGTTCCCTTACCGTAGAGGTGACTAAAGAAAATAAAGATTCCCTATTCCAGAAAATGATTCAGCTCGTTGAAGAAGCCCGGCTGAGCCGTCCTCCTTCCCAGCAGCTGATCGAGCGTATTGAAGGCCCTTACGTTATAACGGTACTTATTGCCGTCACGCTTATGATGGCCGTCCCCCCTTTAGCATTTAATTCTCCCGTACAGGAAACCTTTTACCGGGCGATGGTTCTTCTCGTTGTTGCTTCCCCGTGTGCAGTAGTAGCCTCAGTTATGCCTGCTCTTTTGTCAGCAGTATCGACAGGCGCACGCCACGGGATCTTATCGAAGGGCGGTATCCCTATCGAACAGCTGGGGAGAATGAAAGCCATCGCTGTCGACAAAACCGGTACCCTCACTAAAGGAGAACCGGCTGTCACTGACACCTTCCTTGAAAAAGAAGCAGAGAATAACATTCATTTATTTGAAGTACTTGCAGGAGTGGAAGCCCAGTCTTCCCATCCGCTTGCTGAAGCCGTCGTCCGCTATGCGGCCTCTCTTTCCCCCAATAGAGTTATCGTCGATTCCGTGACAGATCACACCGGTCACGGAGTGGAAGCCATCATCGGCACCGAGCGGTGGCTGATCGGAAATGAAGCATTAACCGCCCACGGCAGCTGGTCGGAAGAAGCCCGGGCCACCCACCTTGCCTGGACGAAAAGCGGACATACCGTTATTTTCGTCATGAAAGATGATATCCCTCAGGCCCTCATTGCGCTGAAAGATGAAATCCGCCCGGAAGCGGTGCAGTTTATTCAGGAATTGAAGCGTCATAACGTTCATACGGTTATGATTACCGGGGATAATGAGCAGACGGCAAGAGCGATCGCGGAAGAAACCGGCCTTGATGCCTGGATTTCCAAATGTCTCCCTGCAAAGAAAGTAGAAGAAATTGACAAACTGCGGGAAGAATACGGAATGGTAGTGATGGTAGGAGACGGCGTAAACGATGCTCCGGCAATGGCCAAGGCCGACATCGGTATCGCCATGGGGTCCGGGACCGATGTCGCTATCGACACCGCTGATTTAGTGCTCATGAAAAGTGAACTCTCGAAAATCCGTCTTGCCTTTCGGCTATCCAAGCGTCTGAAGCGGATCGTCACCCAGAACTTGATCTTCTCCGTTGCCGTAATACTGATGCTGATAACAGCGAATTTTCTTCCACAGCTGCACTTGACCCTTCCACTCGGTGTTATCGGACATGAAGGAAGCACCATTCTTGTTATCTTAAACGGCCTGCGGATGCTGAAAGCTTAAAGTAGCAATTTTAGAGGAGGCCGCTGTAAGGAACATTCAATCCTGCTTTATCTTTTGAAACGGGACTTTTCCATTTACACTGCCGCTCCAATCGTTTCTGTGTACTTTTCTTTTTTCCGGAGGAAGCTGAAATTCTTCGTACATTTCTTTTGGATACGTATCGAACTCTGCCTGCTGCTCAATGGATAGACCGTAATGGACTTCTTTAATTCCGCTCCAGTAAACAGCTCCAAGACACATCGGACACGGTTCGCAGTTTGTATACAGGACACAACCGCTTAAATCCGTCGTCTGCAGTTTCGCTCCCGCTTTCTGAATCGCACGTATTTCTCCATGAGCGGTTGGATCATAGACCGCTTTTCCGTCATTGACTCCATAAGCTGCCGCTTCGCCTTCTTTAACGACTATAGCTGCAAAGGGGAGCTGACCTGCTTTAACGTTATCTTCTGCCATCTGTACACAAATTTCCATCCATTTTTGATGTTCTTCTGCCATGAAAATCACCTCTTGTTTTTCTTTCCCTCTTCCTTACTATTTATGCATGTCTTTTCTATGCAGAATCTTTTAGAACGTTTAGTCCAGCTCTGCTGACGTCAAGTATCGTTATAACGATGTCCGGCACACTTCCCCGGCCCGTGAAAAAGGAAGAAACGCAGACATTCTTTCAGAATAATAATGTTATCCCAAGCGGCTTCATTTACTTTCGTGTTTATCGGCTCTGCGCTCAGCCCTATGTATAAAAAAAGCCTTCGCTCATCCTGTTCAGGTATGAGCGAAGGCGGAAGTTACGCGAAAAAAGTTGTAGAAACCCACTGAAAAATCTTATATCCAAAGTATATTCCGAAAATCCCCATAATACCGGGAAGTGCCGGCGGAGCCGGGATCGGAAGCTTAACCCACGCAAATAGAAATCCTACTATTAAACCAGCTATTAATGCTAAAAATACGTCCTGCATGTTTTTCCACCTTTCTTTTCCAATTACCGCTGTCAACTTTTCTAACTTCTATCATTCTAACAGAAAGAGGTACGTACATCTATCCTTTTTCTTAAAAAATGAAAAAAAGTTTAAACGTCAAAGTAATTTTGTTTAAATAATCCGACAGCTGACAGCGGATCTATTCTCCGAAAAGCTGTAAAGAAAGACTTATGCTTCTTTATTTATGGCAAATGTAAAAACTCTCCAGAAAGCAGCGATGCCTCCTGGAGAGTTTTTTAATTATCGTTTTATTCTGTTGTTCGTGTTTTTCGAGGTGTTTTCAAGAGAAAAGCTGCCCCAGCGGCCATTAGGAGTCCAATCAGCGCATAGAGCGGAGAATTGGAAGCCGTTTCAGGAAGTTCATCTCCTTCTTTCTCCTCGGGCTGTACAGGTTCTACACCTTCTTCCATTTCTTCTTCTGAAGGCGTTTCATCGCTCATCACCGCCCAGTAGGCAGGTTTAACTTTTTTATCGACGTCGAACACAAAAGGAGCGTCTTTGCCGACGCCGTCGTTGAATTCTTCAGCACGATCGTCGAGCCACGTATGATCATCTGCAATGCCCCAGAACGTGAGGCTGGTGATGGCATCATCCAGGGATTTATACAAGCTGAATAACTGATGATACCTCTCTGCCTGGCGTTCAAATGCTTCTTCCGGAATATCTTCGTAGGTTTCAAACGCCGGCTCCGGCGGATAGCCGTAAAGGCTGACATCCAGTTCGGTTATATGTGTTTCAAGACCGAGCTCATCGAATAATAGAATCGATTCTTCAATTTCACCAATCGTCGGCCAGTCCAGCTGAATGTGGGCCTGGTGACCAATGCCGTCAATCGGAACTCCTTCATCAAGCATTTCTTTCACCAGATCATATAAATCATCACGCTTCGGATTAATTTCGGTATTGTAGTCATTAATAAACAGCTTCGCGTCTTCTCCGCCATATTCCCGTGCCGTATGAAAGGCTGTTTTAATGTATTCATCTCCGGTAATCTGATACCATTCTGTTTCCCGCATTCCTCCTCCGTCATCAATAACTTCATTGACCACATCCCAGGCATCTACGTCGTCCTTATAGCGTTCAACGACTGTTTTTACGTGGGTTTCCAGCCGCTCCAGAAGCAGCTCTTTGTTTGCTTCCTGCTGCTCCGGATCTTCCTCCTCCACCATTTCGTTACCTTCTTCATCTAAAAAGAACCATTCAGGAACCTGATTATGCCAGATAAGGGTATGATAACGGAGTTCCAGATCATGCTCGTTTGCAAACTCCACGAGCTGATCTGCTTCCTCCCAGTTAAATTCCCCTTCTTCCGGTTGAATATAAAGCGGCTTCATGACGTTTTCGGCTACGACACTGCTGTAGTGATGCTTAAGTATTTCTCCATGCTCGCCTTCCAGTTGGTAAAGCTCTACGGCGGCTCCTATATCAAAAGAGTCTTCAAACTGTTTTTCCATTGAGTCCACATCAAGGGCATGCGGTTGATGTTCTTCTGCGGAAACGGCTGCTGTACCTGCCAAAGGAGCCGCAAGAGTTACTGCCAGTGCTGCTGCAACGGTTCGTTTTACCTGTTTCAAAAAAACCTCTCCTTTACGTATGTTTTAGTTTTGATGGCAACTTTTTTCTGTCTGTTAAAATATGAGTGTTATCTATCGTGTACAAATCTGCCGGACACCTCCCCTGTTTGAAAGCGTTATCACTCACAAGTAACTATACAGCAAGTAACTTAGTTGATTCAATGAATTAACTAAGTTTTCGGAATAATGCCCAGGCTTGTTCATGACTTTTAATTATTAGTACCTATTGATACCTGCTGTTAAATATAGGTAAATAGTTGATCATCATTTTATCGGTCGATGATTTTCCGCAGCGGGTGTTCCGGCTCCTCTTTGGAATGCAGAAATGAAATATTTGCCCAAAAATAACCCCTGCCTTCTGATCCGGCAGGGGTTCTCTCTTATTACATTTTTTCCGGCGCGTGCACGCCGACGAGATCGAGGGCATCGGCCAGCGTAATGCGGACCGCTTCGACGAGAGCAAGACGAGCTTTCGTTAAACTTTCATCGCTCGTTATTACTTTCTCAGCATTGTAGAAGCTGTGGAGGGTCTGGGCAAGGTCGTATACATAATTTGTCATCCGGTGCGGAGCGTGGCGCTTCGCCGCTTCGACAACCGCTTCCGGGTATTCTCCGATTTTCTTCATCAAGTCCTGATCTTTCTCACTTGCGAGGACACTAAGGTCGGCTTCGGAATCGACGCTGCAGCCTTTTTCTTCCGCCTGACGGATCATACTGCAAATGCGGGCATGGGCGTACTGCACGTAATAAACAGGATTTTCGTTGGACTCTGATTTTGCAAGGTCCAGGTCAAAGTCGAGATGTGTTTCTGCTGCACGCATCGCGAAAAAGTAGCGCGTGGCATCAATTCCGACTTCTTCCATCAACTCGCGCATCGTTACCGCATTGCCGGTACGTTTACTCATTTTCACCTTTTCTCCGTGCTCAAACAAGTTGACCATCTGAATAATCTGTACTGTCAGCTGTTCTTTGTCGTATCCGAGAGCCTGAATCGCTGCCCGCATTCTCGGAATATAGCCGTGGTGATCCGCTCCCCAGATATTGACGAGCTCTTCAAAACCACGGTTCAGCTTATCTTTATGATAAGCAATATCCGGAGTTAAATACGTGTAGGTGCCGTCATTTTTAATCAGTACACGGTCTTTATCATCCCCGTATTCCGTGGATCGCAGCCACGTGGCTCCTTCGTGGTCATATGTTTTGCCCCGTTTATGAAGTTCATCGAGCACCGGCTGAATTTTATTATCGTCGTAAAGAGACGTTTCAGAAAACCAGTTGTCAAAGTGCACACGAAAGTCTGCTAAGTCGTTTTTCAGCTTATCAAGCTCCCGCTTCAGTCCGAACTCCCTGAAAAAAGCGCGGCGCTTTTCCTGATCTGTATCTTTAAAGCGGTCTCCGTAATCTTTGACGATCTCTTTGGCAAAGCCAATAATATCAGCCCCGCGGTACCCGTCTTCAGGCATCGCCGTATCTTCCCCGATTTCCTGAAGGTAGCGGGCTTCAATGGAGAGGGTTAAATTATCTATCTGGTTGCCGGCGTCGTTAAGATAGTATTCCCGGGCGACGTTGTATCCTGCTTTTTCCAGAATGTTGCTGAGGGAATCTCCGACGGCAGCTCCCCGTGCATGCCCTAAATGCAGCGTCCCGGTTGGATTGGCAGAAACAAACTCCACCTGCACTTTTTTACCGCCGCCAAAATCCGAACGTCCAAATTGCTGCTTTTTCGAAAGTGCTGTTTTTACGATGTCTGCCAGGTAGTCTTTTTTCATAAAGAAATTAATAAATCCGGGACCCGCGATATCAAGTTTGTCCACGGCCGCGGCATCATAATCGATGTGGGCAGCGATATCGTCAGCGATCGCACGAGGCGCTTTTTTGGCAACGCGTGCCAGCTTCATCGCGACGTTGGACGCAAAATCTCCGTGAGCTTTATCCTTCGGTGTTTCAATGACGATATCGGGAATTTCTTCCTGCTGTGCCAGCCCCGCTGACAATACTGCTTTGTGCAGCTGTTCTTTTAATCCCTGCTTCAGCTCTTCTACTTGACTCATTGGGCAGCCTCCTCGAATGTTACTTCCATGTTATATGTTCCTGTTGTAGACCCTTGAAGCGTCAATATATAAATAAGGGAAATTACTCCCCGGTTCTGCTCTTCATTCCACTGATAATCAACGTGTTCGGTCGCAGTTTCCATTGCCATGGGACCGTAAGCACTCCGGTACGTCCCTTCGGTTTTCACACCTTCGATAAACCGCTGATTCATAGTGATGGCACCTTCCCGCCTGACGGTCATTACCCCTTCCCGCAGCTGAATCGTCTGCAGGGTCTGCGGTTCATTTTCTTCCCGCGGTTCACGGAAACGTACAACGAGCAGGCTTCCGCGCCACATGATTTCTCCGGAAGCATCCATCGAGTGCCGTTCCCTCTGCTTTCCGTCCTTTATTGTCGTCCGTATCTTTATGTCCACCGGCATTCTGTTTTCACTCATGTTTATTCACCCGTTCCTTCCGTTTATAACTAGCTTATTATAACGGAAATGACCCCTCTGCTTCAAGAGGGGGCTTTCTGTATTAGAAAGTTAAAACGAAGCGGAAACGTGCCCGTGGAAGAAGGAGGTCGGAAGATCCCGCAGGGCGTAAGCCTTACCCGGAGATCTCCTTCACGGCAGGCCTGCCGGGTTGCAGCGAAGTTTTCTTATATATCAACAACAGACACAGCTATTTACTTAAAACCGAGAAGCATTTCCCGAATAAATTTGCAGGCAGCCACGGACGTCTGCTCGGAGGGATCATAGGCAGGAGCTACTTCCACCAGGTCGAATCCTATTACATTAACCTCTGAACCGGCTATGGCGTGCAGCGCCTCGAGCAGTTCGCTCGAAGTAATTCCCCCTGCTTCCGGTGTGCCGGTCCCCGGTGCAAAAGCGGGATCCAGGACGTCAATGTCGACTGTCAAATAAACATTTCTTCCCTTCAGCTGAGGGAGCATTTTCTTAAGCGGCTCTGCGGCGTAAAACTTCGACATATGCATTCCGGAAGAAGCCGCATAGGCAAATTCCTCTCTCATACCGGACCTGATTCCAAACGAATAAATGTTTTCCGGCCCGAGAAGTTCACAGGCTTTACGGATCGGGGTCGAGTGGGACAGCGTTTCCCCTTCATATTCTTCCCGAAGATCCGCATGGGCATCGATATGAATCACTGCAAGATTTTCGAATGCTTCGTGTGCAGCTTTAACTACCGGCCACGTCACCAGATGTTCTCCCCCTATACCAGCAGGAGTTTTCCCGTCTTTAAAAAGAAGGGCTGCGTACTCTTCGATCATTTCAATGCTTCTTGCTGCATTGCCGAACGGCAGCAGCATGTCGCCTGCATCATGGATATTTATCTGCTCGAGACCACGATCCAGATAGACGCTGTATTCCTCCAGACCGATGGAGGCTTCACGGATGCGGTTCGGGCCGAAACGGGAGCCGGGCCGAAAACTGCCTGTGAAATCCATCGGCATTCCGAAAAGGACAAATTCAGCTTCTTCATATGATTTATCAGCGGTAATAAATTTCCTGCCTGAATATTTTTCATCAAAAAACATGCTGCTACTCTCCTTCTGTCAACTGCTGCACGAATTTAGGCAGAGCAAAAGAGGCCCGGTGAATTTCTTTTGTATAATAATTTGTTTCAAAAGAGTGGAACCGTTCTTCTTCCACCTGGAGCGGGTCGTACACTTTTGAACCGAGGGTGAAGGTCCACAGCCCGCTCGGATACGTAGGAATGTTCGCTGTGTAAAGACGGGTCACAGGGAAAACGGCGGAAATATCCCGATAGGCGTCTTGAATCAGCTGCTTATGAAACCATGGATTATCCGTCTGCGCGACAAAGATTCCGTCTTCTTTCAGCGCTCTGGAAATCCCTTCATAAAAACCTTTAGTAAAGAGGTTTACTGCAGGTCCTACCGGTTCCGTAGAATCCACCATAATAACGTCATATTCATTATTACTTTCAGCAATATGCATAAACCCGTCGGCTACACGGACCTCAACCCGTGCATCATCAAGCGCTCCGGCAATAGTCGGCAGATACTGCTTTGAATATTCGATCACTCTGCCGTCAATTTCTACGAGCGTGGCCTTCTGGACTTCCGGATGTTTCAAAATCTCCCGGATTACCCCTCCGTCGCCCCCGCCGACAACAAGGACGTTTTCCGGATTGGGATGCGAATGCAAAGGAACGTGAGCGACCATTTCGTGATAAACGAACTCGTCTTTTTCCGTCGTCATGACCATGCCGTCAAGCAGAAGCATGTTCCCGAATTCGGCTGTTTCTACTATGTCCAGCTGTTGGAATTCCGTTTTTTCACTAACATAAGTACGCTTAATTTCTGCTGTAATACCGAAGTGCTCTGTCTGTTTTTCTGTAAACCAAATGCTCATAACATGTCTTCCTCCTACTATTCGTGTTTTACACTCTCTTAAAAATACCTAAGAAAGGCAGAAAGCGCAAGAGCAGAGGGGGAATGGAAATCGCACAGCGTTATAACGTGTACGCCATCGGTTCTTTCACCTTCTGCGGAGCAGGCTTTCGGGTTCCCGAATGTCGAAGTCCCTGAAAAACTGTATGGGATATGTTTTCCACCTGCTTAAAATTAATATATAAGATGAACTTTTTATCAGTTTCCATTTTTGTAAACGGCAGCCTTCGTTTCCATGGGGAAGCTTTACGGGTGGGACGACCTCAGCTGATTCCTTCCTCCCTGCGGTCGTGCGGGGTGGAGCTTGTCCTCTATCGCCCCGGAGTCACCCCATTCCCACTTCGGCTGCCTCGAGAGACTTACTTTATAAAATTGATCCCTGTATAAATTGTAGTTAGTGAGATTCTAAGTCTAAATTGCAGCATACTTTTCTGTTTATCATTCAAATAAAGAAGCGAAAATTGGCCTATGGAGAAGGAGGCAGGAAGATTCTGCAGAACGTCTTTGCCAGCAGGATATCTCTTCTACGGCAAAGCTGCATCGAAAATTTTTTCATAATAACAGCAACGAACGATAACAAAGCCGTAAATAAACAATAGAGCAGGCGTTATCTGCAAACGAAAAGAAGCCCCTCGCCGGGGGCTTCTTTTCGTTACCGGGTTTGAGCCGGTTTCTTTTTCGGTTTATGCTTTTCCCTGTTCCTGCACGCGCAGTTCAATACGCCGGATTTTTCCGGATGTTGTTTTTGGAAGCTCATCCATAAATTCAATCTGGCGGGGATACTTATAAGGTGCTGTGATCTGCTTTGTATGGTCCTGCAGTTCTTTAATCAGCTCCTCTTCGGTACCGGCCGGCTGTTCTTTCAGCACGATGAACGCTTTTACGATACTTCCGCGTGTTTCATCAGGAGAAGCGACGACGGCACACTCGCGGACCGATGGGTGCTTAATGAGCGCATCTTCTACTTCAAACGGCCCGATCGTATAACCGGAGCTGATTATAATATCATCGCTGCGGCCTTTAAACCAGAAATAGCCGTCTTCGTCTTTTACCGCCTGATCGCCGGTCACGTACCAGTCCCCGCGGAAGGCGGCCTGTGTACGTTCCGGGTCCCGGTAATACTCTCTGAAGAGAGCGGCACATTCTTTATGCACGGCGATGTCTCCGACTTCGCCTGCCGGAGCCGGCTGGCCTGCTTCGTCAATAATATCAACTGGATTTCCGGGTGTTGGCTTCCCCATGGAGCCCGGCTTCACTTCCATACCCTGAATATTACAGACAAGCAGCGTGTTTTCAGTCTGTCCGTATCCGTCACGCACTTCGATATTGAATGCTTTCTTAAATGCTTCGATGACCGGCTTGTTCAGCGGCTCGCCTGCGGAAACGGCACTCTTCAGAGCAGAAAGGTCGTACGAAGCAAGATTATCCAGTTTGGACATGATCCGGTATTCTGTCGGCGTACAGCAAAGGACGCTGATCTTTTCATCTTCCAGCAGCTGCAGATATTTGTCGGCGTCAAACGGTCCGTGATAAACGAAAGCTGTTGCTCCGAGCGTAACGGTGGAAAGGAAAGGACTCCAGATCCATTTCTGCCAGCCCGGTGCCGCTGTAGCCCAGACGACGTCTCCTTCTTCTACTCCTAGCCACTTTCTTGCTGCCGTGCGGACGTGGGCGTACCCCCACCCATGGGTATGAACAACGCCTTTCGGATTGCCGGTCGTGCCCGACGTATAAGATAGAAAGGCCATGTCATTTCTGGATGTACTTTCTCCTTTGTATTCTTTCTTTTCTTTTGCGGCGAGTTCTTCCAGAGGAGCCCAGTCCGTTTCTTCTCCTCCGATAATAAATTTATTGCCAAGAGCCGGATGGGATTCTCCGATTGCATTTACTTCTGATGTCGT is a window from the Alkalicoccus halolimnae genome containing:
- a CDS encoding endo-1,4-beta-xylanase, which gives rise to MKQVKRTVAAALAVTLAAPLAGTAAVSAEEHQPHALDVDSMEKQFEDSFDIGAAVELYQLEGEHGEILKHHYSSVVAENVMKPLYIQPEEGEFNWEEADQLVEFANEHDLELRYHTLIWHNQVPEWFFLDEEGNEMVEEEDPEQQEANKELLLERLETHVKTVVERYKDDVDAWDVVNEVIDDGGGMRETEWYQITGDEYIKTAFHTAREYGGEDAKLFINDYNTEINPKRDDLYDLVKEMLDEGVPIDGIGHQAHIQLDWPTIGEIEESILLFDELGLETHITELDVSLYGYPPEPAFETYEDIPEEAFERQAERYHQLFSLYKSLDDAITSLTFWGIADDHTWLDDRAEEFNDGVGKDAPFVFDVDKKVKPAYWAVMSDETPSEEEMEEGVEPVQPEEKEGDELPETASNSPLYALIGLLMAAGAAFLLKTPRKTRTTE
- the argS gene encoding arginine--tRNA ligase, encoding MSQVEELKQGLKEQLHKAVLSAGLAQQEEIPDIVIETPKDKAHGDFASNVAMKLARVAKKAPRAIADDIAAHIDYDAAAVDKLDIAGPGFINFFMKKDYLADIVKTALSKKQQFGRSDFGGGKKVQVEFVSANPTGTLHLGHARGAAVGDSLSNILEKAGYNVAREYYLNDAGNQIDNLTLSIEARYLQEIGEDTAMPEDGYRGADIIGFAKEIVKDYGDRFKDTDQEKRRAFFREFGLKRELDKLKNDLADFRVHFDNWFSETSLYDDNKIQPVLDELHKRGKTYDHEGATWLRSTEYGDDKDRVLIKNDGTYTYLTPDIAYHKDKLNRGFEELVNIWGADHHGYIPRMRAAIQALGYDKEQLTVQIIQMVNLFEHGEKVKMSKRTGNAVTMRELMEEVGIDATRYFFAMRAAETHLDFDLDLAKSESNENPVYYVQYAHARICSMIRQAEEKGCSVDSEADLSVLASEKDQDLMKKIGEYPEAVVEAAKRHAPHRMTNYVYDLAQTLHSFYNAEKVITSDESLTKARLALVEAVRITLADALDLVGVHAPEKM
- a CDS encoding DUF1934 domain-containing protein codes for the protein MSENRMPVDIKIRTTIKDGKQRERHSMDASGEIMWRGSLLVVRFREPREENEPQTLQTIQLREGVMTVRREGAITMNQRFIEGVKTEGTYRSAYGPMAMETATEHVDYQWNEEQNRGVISLIYILTLQGSTTGTYNMEVTFEEAAQ
- the speB gene encoding agmatinase; translated protein: MFFDEKYSGRKFITADKSYEEAEFVLFGMPMDFTGSFRPGSRFGPNRIREASIGLEEYSVYLDRGLEQINIHDAGDMLLPFGNAARSIEMIEEYAALLFKDGKTPAGIGGEHLVTWPVVKAAHEAFENLAVIHIDAHADLREEYEGETLSHSTPIRKACELLGPENIYSFGIRSGMREEFAYAASSGMHMSKFYAAEPLKKMLPQLKGRNVYLTVDIDVLDPAFAPGTGTPEAGGITSSELLEALHAIAGSEVNVIGFDLVEVAPAYDPSEQTSVAACKFIREMLLGFK
- the speE gene encoding polyamine aminopropyltransferase, producing MSIWFTEKQTEHFGITAEIKRTYVSEKTEFQQLDIVETAEFGNMLLLDGMVMTTEKDEFVYHEMVAHVPLHSHPNPENVLVVGGGDGGVIREILKHPEVQKATLVEIDGRVIEYSKQYLPTIAGALDDARVEVRVADGFMHIAESNNEYDVIMVDSTEPVGPAVNLFTKGFYEGISRALKEDGIFVAQTDNPWFHKQLIQDAYRDISAVFPVTRLYTANIPTYPSGLWTFTLGSKVYDPLQVEEERFHSFETNYYTKEIHRASFALPKFVQQLTEGE